A single Actinomycetes bacterium DNA region contains:
- the trpA gene encoding tryptophan synthase subunit alpha, whose amino-acid sequence MPDAPVTSGPGTPGPPGPGTPASSGPGTPGPPGPDARAGPSDLLAGSGVPGVPSRGTAGAGGSDGVPPVERLEAHLASLRAEGRAALVAYGVAGYPDLPGSLAAFRAMAEAGADVLEVGPPYSDPLIDGPVIQRAVQTALDRGIRLDDVLGMVAELTRSVDTPVVLLVYYNLVAHRGPERFAHELAEAGACGAVVPDLPPEEAGPWIEAAGRAGIAPVFLAAPTSTDDRLEAVAAAGRGFVYAQASLGVTGLRASLAAGIDELVARVRTHADRAVCAGIGVSNAEQAAAVARFADGVIVGTALVRRLGEAGVDGVRSLTRELATAVHGARAGDPAPVSRP is encoded by the coding sequence ATGCCTGACGCCCCCGTGACCAGTGGCCCAGGCACCCCGGGGCCGCCCGGGCCAGGCACCCCGGCGTCATCCGGGCCAGGCACCCCGGGGCCGCCCGGGCCAGATGCCCGGGCTGGCCCCTCGGACCTGCTCGCCGGGTCAGGCGTCCCGGGCGTCCCCAGCCGCGGCACTGCCGGCGCCGGCGGGTCCGACGGCGTCCCGCCGGTCGAGCGGCTGGAGGCGCACCTGGCCAGCCTCCGCGCCGAAGGCAGGGCGGCGCTGGTCGCCTACGGGGTGGCCGGCTACCCGGACCTGCCCGGGTCGCTGGCCGCCTTCCGGGCCATGGCCGAGGCCGGCGCCGACGTGCTGGAGGTCGGCCCGCCCTACTCCGATCCGCTGATCGACGGGCCGGTCATCCAGCGGGCGGTGCAGACCGCCCTCGACCGCGGCATCCGCCTCGACGACGTTCTCGGCATGGTCGCCGAGCTGACCAGAAGCGTCGACACGCCCGTGGTGCTGCTCGTCTACTACAACCTGGTCGCCCACCGGGGCCCCGAGCGCTTCGCCCACGAGCTGGCCGAGGCGGGTGCGTGCGGCGCGGTCGTGCCCGACCTCCCACCCGAGGAAGCTGGGCCCTGGATCGAGGCGGCCGGCCGCGCCGGGATCGCCCCGGTGTTCCTGGCCGCGCCGACCTCCACCGACGACCGGCTCGAGGCAGTCGCCGCGGCCGGCCGCGGGTTCGTGTACGCACAGGCGTCCCTCGGCGTCACCGGTTTGCGGGCGTCCCTCGCGGCCGGCATCGACGAGCTGGTCGCCCGCGTTCGCACACACGCCGACCGCGCCGTCTGCGCCGGCATCGGGGTGTCCAACGCCGAGCAGGCCGCCGCGGTGGCCCGCTTCGCCGACGGGGTGATCGTCGGCACCGCCCTGGTCCGCCGGCTCGGCGAGGCCGGCGTCGACGGCGTCCGCTCGCTCACCCGTGAGCTGGCCACGGCCGTGCACGGCGCCCGGGCCGGCGACCCTGCCCCAGTGTCCCGGCCGTAG